GTCGGCAGCGTGGGCCTCGTGCTCGCCACCGCTCTCTCCTTCATGCTCGCCGTCTACCTCGACTTCACTGAGCGCCGCATGGACATCGTCCCGGAGGATTGGGAGGAAGCCGAGATCGAGGACGGCGCCGGCGTGCTCGGCTTCTTCTCGCCCAACTCCATCTGGCCGTTCGCGATGGCGGCCGCGATCTTCTTCCTTGGCCTCGGCATTGCCTTCTGGCAGCTGTGGCTCGTCGCCATCGGTGCGGTGCTGTTGATTTGGACCACCACGCAGCTCAACCTGCAGTACGGAATCCCGCGCGAGAAGCACTAACTAGCCTCGCCGCACACACCCCCCCAAACCGAAAGGTGAGGGGGGTTTTGCATTGCGGCGACCGAGGCCACTAGACCCAAGGGGTCAACCGAAAGTTGGGGGAGCGCGCGGCGCACGGTGGTCAAGATGTGAGAACTGTCACTAGCCGGGGAGGGTGGGCCCACCTGGAGGGGGGAAAGCGCGAGAAATGTCGGGGCGGTTAGTGGGGGCGCCGATAAGCAACGTGCGCGCCTAAGGGGATGACCTGCAGTAATCCGAGTCGGATAGACGGGTGTGAAAGTTCCCGCCTTGCACAAGAAATTTTCCTTAGCACAAGTCGCGTGAAAATAAGGGCAGGTTGGAGCCTTTCTGTCAGTTGCTTTTCGGGGGTATACGAGGTGACTTTCAGGCGAAAAAGGGCGATAATCACATGCGTGACGACCGCAATTACTAACCAAGAGATGGCGACACCGCCGAATCGTGTCCCCGTGCTGAACCGGCCGAACATGGTCAGCGTGGGAACGATCGCGTTCCTCGCCCAAGAGTTGATGTTCTTCGCTGGGTTGTTCGCGATGTACTTCACGTCGCGCGCAAACGGCATGACCGCCGGGGACTGGGAGAACCAGACTGAGCACCTGAACGTGATGTTCGGCCTGATCATCACCATCGTTCTCGTGCTGTCCTCCGTGACCTCTCAGATGGGCGTGTTCGCCGCAGAGCGGGGTGATGTCTACGGGCTGCGCAGGTGGTTTGGCATCACCATCGCTCTCGGCGTCGTGTTCCTCGGTCTCGTCGCTTTCGAGTGGTATGAGATGGTCAGCCACGGCGTGACCCCGCAGGCTTCCGTGTACGGCTCGGTGTTCTACATCATCACCGGCTTCCACATGGCCCACGTGACGGCCGGCATCATCGCCTTCATTGTGGTGATGATGCGAGTTGCCAAGTCGAAGTTCACACCGGCTCAGGCCACCGCCGCGATGGCGACGTCCTACTACTGGCACTTCGTCGACGTCATCTGGATTGGCGTCTTTGTCACCCTGTACCTCGTTCAGTAATGCGCCTTGCCCGCGGACCTCGCGGGAAGACGCCACGTATAAGACTCACAGTCGCTTAAGGGAACACGATGGATAACACCCCAAAGAAGACGCGGAGCCGCCGCAAGACGCGGCGCACTGTCGCGGGCGCTGCAGCTTTAACGCTCGGGCTCACCGGTGCTGGCTTCTTGGCCACCGCTCTGACCCCCAACGCCCAGGTGGCGACGGCTCAGCGCGATGACCAGGCGCTGATCCAGGAGGGCAAAGACCTCTACGACGTCGCCTGCATCACCTGCCACGGCGCTAACCTCCAAGGCGTTCAGGACCGCGGTCCGTCCCTGATCGGCACCGGAGAGGGCGCTGTCTACTTCCAGGTCAACTCTGGACGTATGCCCATGATGTCGAACGACGCCCAGGCGGAGCGCAAGCGCCCGCGCTACAGCGAGTCGCAGGCACTCGCCATGGCCGCCTACGTCGCGGCCAACGGCGGTGGCCCGGAGCTCGTCAGAAACCCAGACGGCACCATTGCGATGGATGAGCTGCGCGGCAGGAACTTCGACGGCCAGATTCAGGCCGAGGACGTCGCCCGCGGTGGCGAGCTCTTCCGCCTTAACTGCGCGTCCTGCCATAACTTCACCGGCCGCGGCGGCGCGCTGTCGTCGGGTAAGTACGCGCCTGCACTGGACCCGGCGAACGAGCAGGAGATCTACCAGGCGATGCTGACCGGACCGCAGAACATGCCGAAGTTCTCCGACCGCCAGCTGACGGCGGACGAGAAGAAGGACATCATCGCCTTCATTAAGTCCACCAAGGAGACCCCGTCCCCGGGTGGCTGGGGCCTGGGCGGCCTCGGCCCGGTGTCTGAGGGTATGGCTATGTGGATCATCGGCGTCACTCTTGTCGCCGCTGCTGCTATGTGGATTGGATCGCGCTCATGAGCAATGAAGTGAAGAAGAATTACACTGACGCGGAACTCGACCGCATGAACAACGCCGAGCTCGCCGCTTTGGGAACTGAGCTTGACGACGTCACCGTTGCCTACCGCAAGGAGCGCTTCCCGGTCGAGGGCGATCCGCGCGAGAAGGCCGCTGCAACCGGTATCAACGTGTGGCTGGCCATCTCGATCGTGATGGGCATCGCGTTCCTCGGCGTCTACCTGTTCTGGCCGTGGGAGCCGAAGTTCCACGGCGACGAGGGCTTGTGGATGTACACCCTCTACACCCCGCTGCTCGGCCTGACGTCGATGCTCGGCCTGGGGGCTCTCGGCATCGCGATCATCCAATACGTCAAAAAGTTCGTGCCGGAGGAGATCTCGGTGCAGCGCCGTCACGATGGCCGCTCCAGCGAGCTCGACCGCCGCACGACCACCGCATTGCTTAACGACGCCTGGGAGACGTCGACCCTCGGTCGTCGTAAAGTGATGATGGGCCTCCTCGGCGGCGCTGGCCTGATGGCCGGCCTGGTCATCATCGCCCCGCTGGGTGGCCTGATCAAAAACCCGTGGCGTCCGCGCCACGAACTCAACTACCACGGCGATGGCACCCTGTGGACCCACGGCTGGACCAATTTCGAGGAGGGCGTGAAAATCTACCTCGGTCGCGACACTGGTGCGATTGCCGAGCTGCACGAGGGCCAGGCTGGCAAGCACTACACCACGGCTGGTGTCTCGCGCCTCGTGCGCATGCGACCGGAGGATCTGGCTGCCGCGTCGATGGAGACGGTCTTCCCGCTCTACGAGGAAGACGTCAACGACGGCGCTACCTACAACCCGGAGCGCGATGTGTACGAAAACCACATGCACTCCATCCACGGTCCGCGTAACGCGGTCATGTTGATCCGCCTTCGCTCCGAGGACGCCAACCGCGTCGTCGAGCGCGAGGGTCAGGAGACGTTCCACTACGGCGACTACTACGCCTACTCCAAGATCTGCACGCACATTGGTTGCCCGACGTCTCTGTACGAGGCTCAAACCAACCGCATCCTGTGCCCGTGCCACCAGTCGCAGTTTGATGCGCTGCACTACGGCAAGCCGATCTTCGGCCCGGCCGCGCGTGCCCTGCCGCAGCTTCCTGTGACAGTTGACGAAGAAGGTTACCTCGTTGCCAGCGGAAACTTCATTGAGCCCGTTGGCCCGGCATTCTGGGAGCGTAAGTCCTAATGAGCACTAAACTCGCACAAGCCGCGGACAATATTGATTCGCGCTACACAGTCTCTGGTTTCCTACGACCCCAGCTGAACAAGGTCTTCCCGACCCACTGGTCGTTCATGCTCGGCGAGATGGCGCTGTACAGCTTCATCATCCTGCTGCTGACCGGTATCTACCTGGCCCTGTTCTTCGACCCGTCGATTACCAAGGTCATCTACGACGGCGGCTACCTGCCGCTCAATGGTGTCGAGATGTCGCGCGCCTACGCCACTGCTCTGGACATCTCGTTCGAGGTGCGCGGCGGCCTCTTCGTCCGCCAGATGCACCACTGGGCCGCCCTGATGTTCATGATGTCCATGTTCGCGCACATGCTGCGCATCTTCTTCACCGGTGCGTTCCGACGCCCGCGTGAAGCGAACTGGATCATCGGCGTCACCCTGATCCTCGTCGGCATGATCGAGGGCTTCATGGGCTACTCCCTGCCGGACGACCTGCTCTCCGGCGTGGGCCTGCGCATCATGTCCGCCATCATCGTGGGCATCCCGATCATCGGTACCTGGATGCACTGGGCGATCTTCGGCGGCGACTTCCCGTCGGACCTCATGCTGAACCGCTTCTACATCCTCCACGTTCTGATCCTGCCGGGCCTGATCCTCGCGCTCGTCGCGGCTCACCTGCTGCTCGTGTGGTTCCAGAAGCACACTCAGTTCCCTGGCCCGGGCCGCACGGAGAACAACGTCGTGGGCATCCGCATCATGCCGGTGTTCGCCGTCAAGGCCATCGGGTTCATGTTCGTTGTTTTCGCCGTGCTCTCCGGCATGGCGGGTCTGACCACCATCAACGCGATCTGGAACCTGGGCCCCTACAACCCCTCGCAGGTTTCCGCTGGCTCCCAGCCTGACGTCTACATGCTGTGGACGGACGGCGCGGCGCGTGTCATGCCGGCGTGGGAGCTCTACTTGGGCAACTACACCATCCCGGGTGCGTTCTGGGTGGCGCTGATGTGTGGCATCCTGGTGGCACTCCTCTTCGCCTACCCGTTCATCGAGCAGGCTGTGACCGGCGACCGCGCCCACCACAACCTCCTGCAGCGCCCGCGCGACGTTCCGGTGCGTACCGGGATCGGCGTCATGGCTGTAACCTTCTTCCTGCTGCTGACCATCTCCGGTGGTAACGACCACGTTGCGCACTTCTTCGAGATCTCGCTGAACGCGATGACGTGGTTCGGTCGTATCGGCCTGATCGTGTTGCCGCCGCTGGTGTACTTCATCACCTACCGCATCTGTGTCGGTCTGCAGCGCTCCGACCGTGAGGTGCTGGAGCACGGTATCGAGACAGGCATCATCAAGAGGCTGCCGAACGGTGCCTTCGTCGAGATCCACCAGCCGCTCGGCCCGGTCGACGAGCATGGTCACCCGGTGCCGCTCGAGTACGCAGGCGCCCGCGTGCCGAAGCAGATGAACCAGCTCGGCTACGCAGACTCCGAGACGATCGGTACGTTCTCCCCCGCAGAGCTCGATGTCACCGAGCGTGTCCGCGATGCGGCGGAGAGCAACCATCACGACGAGATCGAGACGCTGCGCGCTCTGGAGGAAACGAAGCATCTGTCCGACCGCGACGCGACTCCGCGAGACGACAAGTAGTCGCTTCACCGAGCTCGATAAAAGTACGAAGAATGGACCTTCCGAAGGGGAGGTCCATTATTTGTTACAACCCGATAACAAAGGGGACGTGACGAACGCCACATAAAGGAACTATAGAGAATCCGGGCACGGCGCCGAGCCGGGTTTCCGAGGTGGTTGAGACGGGAGAAGAGCCTGCTAGGGGCAGTAATTTCTACTTTAGTAGAAACGGGCGCGGCTCTGAATTGACCGCACCGGGCCGAGCGATGTCGCGGATCTCGGAAAATAACGGCGTGATAACGGATGTCGCATTGGACAATCCCCGTTGCGGTTTCGTAACCTACTCGAGACTTTGCGGCAACGAACGTTGGATGCAAGTTACGACAACAACAAACATATAACGCCGAATCCTCGGCAACGGCAGCGCACAAGGCGCCTGCGGTTGTAGGGGAGCCGGGGACCCACCACAGGGCCCGCGGGCCTCACCTGGGGTTAATGCGCGCAAGGATCTTCACCCAACTTGTTAGGTAGGAGACGGAGCGGCGCAGGACTTTTCTCAAGTCCAACCCGTCAGCTAACCCGGTAGGCAAGAGAAGATATGGAGTAATTCACGTGGCACAGCACCTTCGCCAGAACTCGTCCGCAGCGCGCAACATTGCTGCCGTTTCCGCCCTCGTTACGGGCGCAACCCTTCTGGCACCCGCCACCGCAGACGCGGCCGAGGTTCGCGTCCCCAACAGCCCCGTCAGCGTCCAGGTCCCGGGTATTGAGAACGTGCCCGGCATCGCGGCCATCCCCGGTATCGAGATGTGGATCCCCTCCCTCGGTGGCCAGGCATCGGGCGGCGACGTTGCCGCTGCGATCGCCGCAGTGAAGGCTGTCCCTGGCGTCACCAACATCCCGGGCTTCTCCGCCTTCCTCGCGGACGCTGAGACCCGCTACGTCTCCGCCCCGGTCGAGACCTCCACGCAGACCGTTGCGGCCGCGGCTGCCGAGGCTCCGGCTGTCATCGCTCCGGCGCCGTCCGCCGGCCAGCAGATCGTCGATATCGCCCGCTCCAAGATCGGCTCCCCGTACGTCTACGGCGCAGCGGGCCCCAACGCTTTCGACTGCTCCGGTTTCACCTCCTGGGTCCACGCCCAGGCTGGCAAGTCCATCCCGCGCACGTCCCAGGCCCAGGCTTCCGGTGGCACCCCCGTCAGCCTGGACAACATCCAGCCGGGCGACGTCGTGGTCTACTATGGTGGCGCCTCCCACGTTGCTATCTACGCGGGCAACGGCACCATCATCGACGCCCTGAACTCCGGTGCTCCGGTTGCAGAGCGCCCGCTAAACATGATGCCGATCCACTCCGTGGTTCGCTTCTAACCCGCTCGCTTCCACCGGCCTCGCGTGATCGCTGCGCGAGGCCGGTTTCGCGTCTTAAAACAATTGCTCCGTAATAGATTGATTCTCGGGAGCGGGGCGCTATAGTGTGTAACAGTTCTATAAAGCTCGGGCCGCGTTGCTGCGTCTCCAGCGCCGCATTCACGCTGGATGTGGCCCATATCCTGCTTAGGGTTTAACAAGGAAGGTTTCGAGGAAGTCACCGTGGGAAAGCACTCTCTTCCTCCGCGCGCTCGCCGAAGCGCCGGAACAATTGCATACACATCTATCTCGCTTGCCACAGCGGGCGCTGCCGTGGCGGGACTCGTTTCTCCCGCGCACGCTGAGGACCTGGACACCCTCATCGCGGAACTGGGCACCGTCTCTGACGAAGCGACCGCAAAGATGGAGGAGATCAAGGCCCTCGAGGTTCAGCTCGACCAGGCGCGCGCGGAGCTCGATGAGAGCGCTCGCGTCGCCGCTGACGCCCAAGCTAGGGCGATGGAGGTGCGCGGTGCCCGCGCGCTGCAGCAGGGCGACGTCAACGCCGTTGCCACCTCGACCTACCGAACGCTGCAGGTCGACAGCGTGGTGAACACCCTGGGTTCCGCGACTCCGCAGGAAGTCATTGACAGGACCACCTACCTCGGATCCATTTCACGCAAGCGCCAGGAGCAGCTTGAAGGCCTGCGCGCCGCGAGCGAAGAAGCCATTCAGGCTGCGCGTGAGGCGGACGTCGCTAAGGCGACGGCGCAGTACAACCGCGTCAAACTTGACGCGCAGAAGGCTCAGCTGGAGAAGGAGCGAGCCGACATCGAGGCCCGCATTAAAGAGGTTGAGGCCCGCGTGGATGCGCTGACGCCCGAGGCGCGCCAGGCATGGATGAACCAGTCCAACCCGGTGCCGGTGGACCTGCTCAACCCGGGCGCGTTCGGCAACGCGATCACGGCCGCGGCGCTCGCGCAGCTGGGCAAGCCCTACGGCTGGGGCGCGTCCGGCCCCGATGCCTTCGACTGCTCCGGGCTGATGGTGTGGGCGTACTCCCAGAACGGCAAGTCGATCCCGCGCACCTCCCAGGCGCAGCTGGCCGGCGGCACCCCGGTGTCCATGTCGGACCTGCAGCCGGGCGACATTATTGGCTACTACCCGGGTGTCACGCACGTGGGCATGTACATCGGCAACGGCCAGGTCGTCCACGCCTCTGACTACGGCATCCCCGTCCAGGTCGTGCCGCTGAACTCGATGCCGGTCCAGGGAGCGGTCCGCTACTAGAATGCCGGTGCTGCTGGTCGCCAATGACTTCCCACCCACTGTCGGTGGGATTCAGTCGTATTTGCGGGACTTTGCTGACGAATTTGTACGCCGCGCCGGCCCCAACGAGCTCATTGTGTTCGCCTCCACTCAGGACGCCGACGCGGCGCGCTGCTGGGATGCGGAGGTGGACTACACCGTGGTGCGCTGGCCGCGCCGCGTCATGCTGCCCACCCCGGCGACGGCCCGCGAGATGCGCCGCCTCATCCGCGCCCACGGTGTGGCGACGGTGTGGTTCGGTGCCGCCGCGCCGCTGGCGCTCATGGGGGCGGCGGCAAAGTCCGCCGGGGCGAAGCGCGTAGTCGCCTCGACCCACGGCCACGAGGTCGGGTGGTCGATGCTGCCGGGCGCGCGGCAAGTGCTCACGGCAATTGGGCGGCGAGCCGACGTGGTCACGTACATCTCCGAGTACGCGCTCGGGCGCTTCCGCAGCGCGGTTGGGTCCTCGCCGAGGTTCGTGGCGTTGCCGTCGGGCGTCGATAAGCAGTTTTTTCGCCCCGCAAGCGAGGCTGAGCGCGCCGCTGTGCGCGCCGAGCTGGGCGTCCGCGGGCCGCTGATCGTCTGCGCGTCGCGGCTGGTGCGCCGCAAGGGCCAAGACACGCTTCTCGATGCCCTCCCCAACGTCCTCTCCGCCCACCCGGGCGCGCGCCTCGTCATCGTCGGCACGGGCCCCTACGAGCGAGCTTTGAAAGAGCGCGCGAAGGGTCTCGGCGATGCCGTGGTGTTTACCGGCGCCGTGGATCGCACGCGCCTGCGCGACATCGTGGCCGCGGCGGATGTGTTTGCCATGCCCGCGCGCACGCGCGGCGCGGGCCTCGACGTCGAGGGGCTCGGCATTGTCTACCTCGAGGCCCAGGCGTGCGCCGTGCCCGTTGTGGTGGGGGATTCGGGCGGGGCGCCGGAGACGGTGACGGATCAGACCGGCATCGTGGTCGACGGCCGGGATGCAAACGCGGTGGCCGCCGCGATCGTCTCACTGCTGGATGACCCCGCGCGCCGCCGCGAGATGGGCCGGCGAGGCCGCGCCCACGTGGAGCGCGCCTTTTCTTGGGAGGCCTTGGGCGATAGGCTCTACAGCCTTCTGTGCCTGGCGGGTTAACATAGTTGGCTATGCTCTCCGAAACCCGAAGCGCGAACGCCGCGCCGTTGACCATCGGCTTCGATATTGGCGGCACGAACACGCGCGCGGGCGTGGTCACGGGCGCCGGGGAAATCATCGACTCGCGCTCGATCGCTACGCCGCACGACGCGGAGGAGCTCACCGCCGCGATCACCCGGCTCGTCGCCGAGGTACGCCGCGACCACGACATCGCGGCGGTCGGCGCGGCGATCGCCGGCTTTTTGGACCCGGCCTGCGAGAAGGTGCGCTTCGCCCCGCACTTGCCGTGGCGTAACGACGCCCCCGTGAAGGCCATCCTTGAAGAGTCCATCGGCCTGCCGGTGCGCCTCGAGCACGATGCGAACTCGGCGGCG
Above is a window of Corynebacterium sanguinis DNA encoding:
- a CDS encoding cytochrome c, with translation MDNTPKKTRSRRKTRRTVAGAAALTLGLTGAGFLATALTPNAQVATAQRDDQALIQEGKDLYDVACITCHGANLQGVQDRGPSLIGTGEGAVYFQVNSGRMPMMSNDAQAERKRPRYSESQALAMAAYVAANGGGPELVRNPDGTIAMDELRGRNFDGQIQAEDVARGGELFRLNCASCHNFTGRGGALSSGKYAPALDPANEQEIYQAMLTGPQNMPKFSDRQLTADEKKDIIAFIKSTKETPSPGGWGLGGLGPVSEGMAMWIIGVTLVAAAAMWIGSRS
- a CDS encoding C40 family peptidase is translated as MGKHSLPPRARRSAGTIAYTSISLATAGAAVAGLVSPAHAEDLDTLIAELGTVSDEATAKMEEIKALEVQLDQARAELDESARVAADAQARAMEVRGARALQQGDVNAVATSTYRTLQVDSVVNTLGSATPQEVIDRTTYLGSISRKRQEQLEGLRAASEEAIQAAREADVAKATAQYNRVKLDAQKAQLEKERADIEARIKEVEARVDALTPEARQAWMNQSNPVPVDLLNPGAFGNAITAAALAQLGKPYGWGASGPDAFDCSGLMVWAYSQNGKSIPRTSQAQLAGGTPVSMSDLQPGDIIGYYPGVTHVGMYIGNGQVVHASDYGIPVQVVPLNSMPVQGAVRY
- a CDS encoding C40 family peptidase, whose protein sequence is MAQHLRQNSSAARNIAAVSALVTGATLLAPATADAAEVRVPNSPVSVQVPGIENVPGIAAIPGIEMWIPSLGGQASGGDVAAAIAAVKAVPGVTNIPGFSAFLADAETRYVSAPVETSTQTVAAAAAEAPAVIAPAPSAGQQIVDIARSKIGSPYVYGAAGPNAFDCSGFTSWVHAQAGKSIPRTSQAQASGGTPVSLDNIQPGDVVVYYGGASHVAIYAGNGTIIDALNSGAPVAERPLNMMPIHSVVRF
- a CDS encoding ubiquinol-cytochrome c reductase iron-sulfur subunit translates to MSNEVKKNYTDAELDRMNNAELAALGTELDDVTVAYRKERFPVEGDPREKAAATGINVWLAISIVMGIAFLGVYLFWPWEPKFHGDEGLWMYTLYTPLLGLTSMLGLGALGIAIIQYVKKFVPEEISVQRRHDGRSSELDRRTTTALLNDAWETSTLGRRKVMMGLLGGAGLMAGLVIIAPLGGLIKNPWRPRHELNYHGDGTLWTHGWTNFEEGVKIYLGRDTGAIAELHEGQAGKHYTTAGVSRLVRMRPEDLAAASMETVFPLYEEDVNDGATYNPERDVYENHMHSIHGPRNAVMLIRLRSEDANRVVEREGQETFHYGDYYAYSKICTHIGCPTSLYEAQTNRILCPCHQSQFDALHYGKPIFGPAARALPQLPVTVDEEGYLVASGNFIEPVGPAFWERKS
- a CDS encoding cytochrome c oxidase subunit 3 encodes the protein MTTAITNQEMATPPNRVPVLNRPNMVSVGTIAFLAQELMFFAGLFAMYFTSRANGMTAGDWENQTEHLNVMFGLIITIVLVLSSVTSQMGVFAAERGDVYGLRRWFGITIALGVVFLGLVAFEWYEMVSHGVTPQASVYGSVFYIITGFHMAHVTAGIIAFIVVMMRVAKSKFTPAQATAAMATSYYWHFVDVIWIGVFVTLYLVQ
- a CDS encoding cytochrome c oxidase subunit 4, translating into MGPGSKVFYAMGTFLALIALFYILATTWVGDDAYLFGIEWVGSVGLVLATALSFMLAVYLDFTERRMDIVPEDWEEAEIEDGAGVLGFFSPNSIWPFAMAAAIFFLGLGIAFWQLWLVAIGAVLLIWTTTQLNLQYGIPREKH
- a CDS encoding cytochrome b encodes the protein MSTKLAQAADNIDSRYTVSGFLRPQLNKVFPTHWSFMLGEMALYSFIILLLTGIYLALFFDPSITKVIYDGGYLPLNGVEMSRAYATALDISFEVRGGLFVRQMHHWAALMFMMSMFAHMLRIFFTGAFRRPREANWIIGVTLILVGMIEGFMGYSLPDDLLSGVGLRIMSAIIVGIPIIGTWMHWAIFGGDFPSDLMLNRFYILHVLILPGLILALVAAHLLLVWFQKHTQFPGPGRTENNVVGIRIMPVFAVKAIGFMFVVFAVLSGMAGLTTINAIWNLGPYNPSQVSAGSQPDVYMLWTDGAARVMPAWELYLGNYTIPGAFWVALMCGILVALLFAYPFIEQAVTGDRAHHNLLQRPRDVPVRTGIGVMAVTFFLLLTISGGNDHVAHFFEISLNAMTWFGRIGLIVLPPLVYFITYRICVGLQRSDREVLEHGIETGIIKRLPNGAFVEIHQPLGPVDEHGHPVPLEYAGARVPKQMNQLGYADSETIGTFSPAELDVTERVRDAAESNHHDEIETLRALEETKHLSDRDATPRDDK
- a CDS encoding glycosyltransferase family 4 protein, with amino-acid sequence MPVLLVANDFPPTVGGIQSYLRDFADEFVRRAGPNELIVFASTQDADAARCWDAEVDYTVVRWPRRVMLPTPATAREMRRLIRAHGVATVWFGAAAPLALMGAAAKSAGAKRVVASTHGHEVGWSMLPGARQVLTAIGRRADVVTYISEYALGRFRSAVGSSPRFVALPSGVDKQFFRPASEAERAAVRAELGVRGPLIVCASRLVRRKGQDTLLDALPNVLSAHPGARLVIVGTGPYERALKERAKGLGDAVVFTGAVDRTRLRDIVAAADVFAMPARTRGAGLDVEGLGIVYLEAQACAVPVVVGDSGGAPETVTDQTGIVVDGRDANAVAAAIVSLLDDPARRREMGRRGRAHVERAFSWEALGDRLYSLLCLAG